The proteins below are encoded in one region of Thermodesulfobacteriota bacterium:
- a CDS encoding PhzF family phenazine biosynthesis isomerase, which produces MPRRPIYVVDAFTREPLRGNPAGVVPFARGLSGEQMLAVAREVNASETAFVLPSREADFHLRYYTPTQEVPFCGHATVAALALLEELGEVSVSGAFGRVRVETGVGVLGIDLVRTPEGLRVDMTQAAPSFRPCGEPADRVLEVLGLNPDDLRTDLPLELAYTGLWHLLVPLVGTEALDGLMPDLRALATLNRELGVLTTHLFVEEADTFHCRDFAPAAGVDEDPVTGSASGALGAYLVRHRAVRPGVPLRLVQGEACDRPGEVRVVVQGEPGAPTSAVVGGHAVVSLRGEMRVSEPA; this is translated from the coding sequence ATGCCGAGACGCCCGATCTACGTGGTCGACGCCTTCACACGGGAGCCGCTTCGGGGAAACCCGGCGGGGGTCGTGCCCTTTGCCCGGGGCCTGAGCGGCGAACAGATGCTTGCCGTGGCCCGAGAGGTGAACGCCTCCGAGACGGCCTTCGTGCTCCCGTCCCGGGAGGCGGACTTCCATCTGCGCTACTACACCCCCACCCAGGAGGTGCCCTTTTGCGGTCACGCCACCGTGGCAGCCCTGGCCCTGCTGGAAGAGCTCGGGGAGGTGTCGGTTTCGGGCGCGTTCGGCCGGGTGCGGGTGGAGACCGGGGTGGGGGTGCTCGGGATCGACCTGGTGCGCACGCCCGAGGGGCTTCGGGTGGACATGACCCAGGCCGCACCGTCGTTTCGCCCCTGCGGCGAGCCCGCCGACCGGGTGCTCGAGGTGCTGGGCCTCAATCCGGACGACCTGCGCACGGATCTCCCCCTGGAGCTCGCCTACACGGGGCTGTGGCACCTGCTGGTGCCCCTGGTGGGAACGGAAGCCCTCGACGGCCTCATGCCCGATCTGCGGGCCCTGGCCACCCTGAACCGGGAGCTCGGGGTGCTCACGACTCACCTCTTCGTCGAGGAGGCAGATACCTTCCACTGCCGCGACTTCGCGCCGGCGGCGGGGGTGGACGAGGATCCGGTCACGGGGTCGGCCTCCGGGGCCCTGGGGGCCTATCTGGTGCGCCACCGCGCCGTTCGTCCGGGCGTGCCTCTACGGCTCGTCCAGGGGGAGGCCTGCGACCGGCCGGGGGAGGTTCGGGTGGTGGTGCAGGGCGAGCCCGGAGCCCCCACCTCTGCGGTGGTCGGGGGCCACGCCGTGGTGAGCCTGCGGGGAGAGATGCGGGTGTCGGAGCCCGCCTAG
- a CDS encoding CoA-transferase, with protein sequence MTANDFSTTEIMAVAAAREIRDREVVFAGTGLPMLGAMLAQRTHAPGLTVVFEAGGVAPQMLHLPMSVGDSRTLVGAAQASGLFDVFNYILQGGRVDVGFLGGAQIDRYGNLNSTALGEYRRPAVRFPGSGGSADVAALSGRTVVIARHEKRRFVERVDYRTSPGWLEGGDSRERAGITGGGPAAVVTTLGVVRFRDGTREPYLASFHPGQSAASVQDQTGFRLDLAEAVETPHPSAEELDILRRVVDPEGIFIKR encoded by the coding sequence ATGACAGCCAACGACTTTTCCACCACCGAGATCATGGCCGTTGCCGCGGCGCGGGAAATTCGGGACCGCGAGGTGGTGTTCGCCGGCACGGGCCTGCCCATGCTGGGGGCGATGCTCGCTCAGCGCACCCATGCCCCGGGGCTCACGGTCGTCTTCGAGGCCGGGGGAGTCGCCCCCCAGATGCTCCACCTTCCCATGAGCGTGGGCGACTCGCGAACCCTGGTGGGGGCGGCCCAGGCCTCGGGGCTCTTCGACGTCTTCAACTACATCCTGCAAGGGGGGCGGGTCGACGTGGGGTTTCTGGGCGGGGCCCAGATCGACCGGTACGGGAATCTGAACTCGACGGCGCTGGGGGAGTACCGGCGCCCGGCGGTCCGATTCCCGGGCAGCGGCGGGTCCGCCGACGTGGCCGCCCTGTCGGGGCGCACCGTGGTGATCGCTCGCCACGAGAAGCGCCGGTTCGTCGAGCGGGTCGATTACCGCACGAGCCCCGGGTGGCTCGAAGGCGGGGACTCCCGCGAGCGGGCCGGCATCACAGGCGGCGGCCCGGCGGCGGTGGTCACCACCCTGGGCGTCGTCCGCTTCCGCGACGGCACCCGCGAGCCGTACCTGGCGTCCTTCCATCCCGGCCAGAGCGCCGCCTCCGTCCAGGACCAGACCGGCTTTCGCCTCGACCTCGCCGAGGCCGTGGAGACCCCGCACCCGTCGGCCGAAGAGCTCGACATCCTGCGCAGGGTCGTGGACCCGGAGGGAATCTTCATCAAGCGCTGA